One Candida dubliniensis CD36 chromosome 1, complete sequence genomic region harbors:
- a CDS encoding fungal cell wall GPI anchor synthesis protein GPI7, putative (Similar to C. albicans GPI7), whose amino-acid sequence MSNSLNSRWVVQVSLTVINIIGFLVFLRGFFPSKVVLPGFSSFEDSTKTPFSDQYGNPQFNRFILMVVDAMRSDFCFSERSNFQFLHQLINQGHALPFTAFSNPPTVTLPRLKGITTGGTPNFLDAILNVADDQDDSQGLHNQDSWIHQFKHTSNKTINFFGDDTWLKLFQNEFTEFEGTNSFFVSDFTEVDNNVTRHLDDQLNSNKWDGLILHYLGLDHIGHKGGPESPYMKPKQIEMDRILQRLYSYVTKNDDALIVLIGDHGMNEIGNHGGSSLGETSAALSFISPKFNHKGKSPLPYNSDYTYHHKINQIDLVPTLAALLNFPIPRNSLGVIAKEMLDIWPENQRVEILYENCAQIMNLYEAKYGASGEVWTQWETLQVKQHPIADYYEFLQDIQSEMASSATNYGYKDIYAGALILVITAVAVVVVFNRYFLTVSNMSIYSVLFYELFVVLYSLHFHGSSLIEEEHQIWYFFTTATLLFLAITFFDTFKDLQTFISFGVLFACVRFMRSWNNSGQKYSSQYNIAYYLSHSNPNLMWGLIILTYFVLTLCIYSQGSLVPTFAFTFGKRLPDVKDPGGLISFIVVFVATSVSFSFKLLQYYIDGNTIPKWLNRFLLWIIESHHIDMAKAALEDNELKFQLQGVCIQLSKFTTIILSVLLVSRVIIGKIRKIRYGTITDITNIMTIYLVHQTRQENIPMFLALMLAKFALSKLIYRKTNRIDQYILTVTVSVLCLQNLSFFCMGNTNSLATVDLSNAYNGVKAYNVFLVGLLTFVSNFAGPIFWSLSGLQLLYEPSLLNFNGPATTDLLHYTGLKKSILLIKSLISLFFYTVSAVNLVGSCINLRFHLFIWTVFSPKLLFFGSWILFVNVLIDLILAVTVLLL is encoded by the coding sequence ATGTCCAATTCACTAAATTCTAGATGGGTTGTTCAAGTCTCCTTGACTGttattaatataattgGATTCCTCGTGTTTCTAAGAGGTTTTTTCCCATCAAAAGTTGTTCTCCCGGGGTTTAGCTCATTTGAAGATTCAACGAAAACTCCATTTTCGGATCAATATGGGAACCCACAATTCAACAGGTTTATTCTTATGGTAGTTGATGCAATGAGGTCAGATTTCTGCTTTAGTGAGAGATCAAATTTCCAGTTTTTGcatcaattgatcaacCAGGGTCATGCCTTACCATTCACTGCTTTTTCTAACCCGCCCACGGTAACGTTACCACGTTTAAAAGGTATCACCACTGGAGGTACACCGAATTTTTTAGATGCAATTTTAAACGTTGCTGATGATCAAGACGACTCACAGGGATTGCACAACCAAGACTCATGGATTCATCAGTTTAAACATACAAGTAATAAGACAATAAACTTTTTCGGGGATGACACATGGttgaaattatttcaaaacGAGTTTACGGAATTTGAAGGGactaattcttttttcgTCAGTGATTTTACTGAAGTTGACAATAATGTTACTCGTCATTTGGACGACCAATTAAATAGTAACAAATGGGACGGGTTAATTCTACATTATTTGGGATTAGACCATATTGGTCATAAAGGCGGACCAGAATCACCGTACatgaaaccaaaacaaatagAAATGGATAGAATTTTGCAAAGATTATACTCATATGTTACGAAAAATGACGATGCATTGATAGTTTTAATAGGAGATCATGGGATGAATGAGATAGGAAACCATGGTGGCTCTTCACTTGGTGAGACCTCAGCAGCACTTTCATTTATTTCCCCTAAATTTAACCATAAAGGCAAATCACCATTACCATATAATTCGGACTACACGTATCACcataaaatcaatcaaatagaTTTAGTGCCCACACTAGCAGCGTTGTTGAATTTTCCAATTCCGAGAAACTCACTTGGTGTGATTGCCAAAGAAATGCTAGACATTTGGCCTGAAAACCAGCGAGTTGAAATATTATATGAGAATTGCGCACAGATTATGAATTTGTACGAAGCAAAGTATGGAGCATCCGGAGAAGTTTGGACACAATGGGAAACTTTGCAAGTTAAACAACACCCAATTGCTGATTATTATGAATTCCTTCAAGATATTCAATCAGAAATGGCCTCTTCGGCAACAAATTATGGTTATAAAGACATATATGCGGGTGCATTAATATTAGTAATCACTGCTGTAGCGGTTGTTGTGGTCTTTAATCGTTATTTTTTGACAGTATCAAATATGAGCATTTATTCGGTTTTGTTTTatgaattgtttgttgttttgtattCATTGCATTTCCACGGTTCATctttaattgaagaagagCATCAGATTTGGTATTTTTTCACTACTGCAACACTTTTGTTTCTAGCAATTACCTTCTTTGATACATTCAAGGATTTGCAAACCTTTATATCTTTTGGAGTTTTATTTGCTTGTGTTAGATTTATGCGGTCATGGAATAACAGTGGTCAAAAATACTCTTCTCAATACAACATTGCATATTACTTGTCGCATTCCAATCCAAATTTGATGTGGGGGCTTATAATTTTAACTTATTTTGTGCTTACTTTGTGTATCTACCTGCAAGGAAGTCTAGTGCCAACATTTGCTTTTACTTTTGGGAAAAGATTACCAGATGTAAAAGACCCCGGCGGgttaatttcatttattgttgtatttGTAGCAACATCAGTATCATTCCTGTTCAAGTTATTGcaatattatattgatgGAAACACAATACCGAAATGGCTCAATAGATTTCTTTTATGGATTATAGAATCACATCACATAGATATGGCAAAGGCAGCTCTTGaagataatgaattgaagTTTCAATTACAAGGTGTTTGTAtccaattatcaaaattcaCCACAATTATTCTACTGGTATTATTAGTTTCTCGTGTGATAATTGGGAAAATCAGAAAAATCCGTTATGGAACAATCACCGATATTACCAACATTATGACAATCTACCTTGTACATCAAACCAGACAAGAAAACATTCCAATGTTTTTAGCATTAATGCTTGCCAAATTTGCCTTGTCTAAATTAATATATCGCAAGACCAATCgaattgatcaatatattttgaCAGTAACGGTGTCTGTTCTTTGCTTACAAAATTTGTCTTTTTTCTGCATGGGGAACACAAATCTGTTAGCCACCGTGGACTTGTCAAATGCATATAATGGAGTTAAAGCATACAATGTGTTTTTGGTCGGGTTATTAACATTTGTGTCCAATTTTGCTGGTCCTATTTTTTGGTCACTTTCGGGATTACAACTTCTTTATGAACCAAGCttattgaatttcaatGGACCAGCTACTACTGATTTGTTACATTACACTGgattgaagaaatcaatcttactaatcaaatcattgattaGTTTGTTTTTCTACACTGTATCTGCAGTGAATTTAGTTGGATCATGTATCAATTTAAGGTTCCATTTGTTTATATGGACAGTATTTTCTCccaaattgttattttttggAAGCTGGATTTTATTTGTCAATGTATTGATCGATTTAATTTTGGCAGTAACAGTATTGTTGCTCTAA
- a CDS encoding conserved hypothetical protein (spliced gene) → MLKKRTRRGYYTNEMFTCNTCNLQFPAAEDQRSHMKSDWHRYNLKRRVAQLPPITEDLFNSKVSTLTNTEETKQKQLTKKEQRRKEKEAILEQKRQILEQAKRAMLAQIQENGGELPPTKEESSNIDSNKERPEEEPESEITPEQNEEKLLAQKLANKLDIPPTTCLFAHPKYNHNFDTIDENIEHMFRQHGLYIPERKYLIDKQGLLEYLGEKIGFGFCIVCNYQGKTAEAAREHMQQKRHMRIPYETEDEKLEISKFYDFSSTYDNDVVVDGEDEDEGDWEDVSEDDDDDDDDEELPPIERDAIYQHGNELHLPSGAVVGHRSMARYYRQNLAPDRELSEGQGTVIAAETRHMLTLKDREELATKKRSWKKEKKMEDLNDRRAAKFINNQPHFRDQLLQ, encoded by the exons ATGTTAAAGAAGAGAACTCGACGTGGTT ACTATACCAACGAGATGTTTACTTGTAATACATGTAACTTGCAGTTTCCTGCTGCTGAAGATCAAAGAAGTCATATGAAATCAGACTGGCATCgttataatttgaaaagaagGGTGGCTCAATTACCACCAATAACTGAAGATTTATTCAATAGTAAAGTGTCTACATTGACAAACACTGAAGAAACTAAACAGAAACAATTAACAAAGAAGGAACaaagaaggaaagaaaaggaagCAATTTTGGAACAAAAACGACAAATATTAGAACAAGCTAAAAGGGCAATGTTAGCACAAATACAAGAGAATGGCGGTGAATTGCCACCAACTAAAGAGGAATCTTCAAACATTGACAGTAACAAAGAACGACCAGAAGAGGAACCAGAATCAGAAATCACACCAGAACAAAATGAAGAGAAGCTCTTAGCACAAAAACTAGCAAATAAATTGGATATTCCACCAACAACTTGTTTATTTGCTCATCCAAAATATAACCACAATTTCGAtactattgatgaaaatattgaacaTATGTTTAGACAACATGGGTTATATATACCTGAACGAAAATATCTTATTGATAAACAAGGTCTATTAGAATATTTGGGggaaaaaattggatttggattttgCATTGTATGTAATTATCAAGGAAAAACTGCTGAGGCAGCAAGAGAACATATGCAACAGAAGAGACACATGAGAATTCCATACGAAactgaagatgaaaaattggaaatttctAAATTTTATGATTTCTCCTCAACGTATGATAATGATGTGGTAGTAGATGGTGAAGATGAGGACGAGGGTGATTGGGAAGATGTTAGTGaagacgatgatgatgatgatgatgacgaagaACTCCCACCAATTGAGAGAGATGCTATATATCAACACGGAAATGAGTTACATTTGCCTTCAGGTGCAGTGGTGGGTCATCGTTCAATGGCTAGATATTATAGACAAAACTTGGCTCCAGATAGAGAATTGTCTGAAGGTCAAGGTACAGTTATTGCTGCTGAAACTAGACATATGTTGACTTTGAAAGATAGAGAAGAATTAGCCACCAAAAAGAGAAGTtggaagaaagaaaagaaaatggagGATCTTAATGATAGAAGAGCCGCTAAGTTTATTAATAACCAACCTCATTTCAGAGATCAATTGTTACAATAG
- a CDS encoding polyprotein (fragment), putative (Similar to C. albicans Tca4 retrotransposon polyprotein;~transposable element) → MKKIYIALYINNFIGVFSNKTFNHGLFVWKPNSNYIGEISEYLGIEFQKNAFGYELHQNKFVKRLIEAFPTEIMKGADLPRTPDNIFKNEKYKIIDDNTGKPLKNQKDIPIPDEYIYEDSNSPRLDKEHHDLYRSIVGMLLWLTNNTMPSISYGTNALAAKCHEPTENDYKHLMQMIKYLYKNNNERLIMRRNQTKDISEDSHVIYAYSDASFAADLDRHSVSGFAIYLNGNLVSWGTKKQRSITKSSMACELIALGETVDRSMIIRQIVQSIGYSAPKIIIFEDNQPVIMNSYNRKSSAIRRSVDICLKTIRQLILEYKLLSVVYINTKLNVADLLTKAVNNNTMKTLKPLLYDKGNLDGVRKLIKDNFTSHRPVEMGQHSLVYNIITPTEEIKESYYVAPNNVQSKVESRNNKHPEISGGIARIKRLSMS, encoded by the coding sequence atgaaaaagatatATATTGCCCTAtacatcaacaattttattggTGTATTCTCCAACAAGACGTTCAATCATGGACTATTTGTATGGAAACCCAATCTGAACTATATTGGTGAGATTCTGGAATATTTAGGAATTGAATTTCAGAAAAATGCTTTTGGCTATGAACTTCACCAAAACAAGTTTGTTAAAAGATTGATTGAAGCTTTCCCAACAGAAATAATGAAAGGTGCTGATCTACCACGTACTCCagataatattttcaagaatgaaaaatataaaatcattgatgATAACACAGGTAAACCTTTAAAGAACCAGAAGGATATACCAATACCAGACGAATACATTTATGAAGATAGTAATTCTCCCCGTTTGGACAAAGAACATCATGATTTATATCGGAGTATTGTGGGTATGTTATTGTGGCTAACAAATAATACCATGCCATCAATTTCATACGGAACTAATGCTCTCGCAGCAAAATGCCACGAACCCACAGAAAATGATTACAAACATCTTATGCAAATGATCAAGTATTTGtacaaaaataacaatgaaAGATTAATCATGAGACGGAATCAAACGAAAGACATTAGTGAGGATTCACATGTGATCTATGCTTATTCTGATGCTTCATTTGCGGCAGATTTGGATAGGCATTCTGTTTCAGGTTTTGCCATTTATCTCAATGGTAATCTTGTATCTTGGGGGACTAAGAAACAAAGGAGTATAACAAAAAGCTCCATGGCATGTGAGTTAATTGCATTAGGGGAGACTGTTGATAGATCTATGATTATCAGAcaaattgttcaatcaattggttACAGTGCTCCCAAGATCATTATATTTGAGGATAACCAGCCAGTAATTATGAATTCCTATAATCGGAAATCTTCTGCTATCAGAAGACTGGTGGATATATGTCTTAAAACAATCAGACAACTTATTCTCGAATATAAACTACTTTCTGTTGTGTACATCAATACCAAACTCAATGTTGCTGACTTATTAACTAAGGCAGTGAACAATAACACCATGAAAACACTTAAACCTTTATTATATGACAAAGGGAACTTGGACGGCGtaagaaaattgattaagGATAATTTTACTTCGCATAGACCGGTCGAGATGGGTCAACACAGCTTGgtttataatattataaCTCCAACCGAGGAAATTAAGGAATCCTATTATGTTGCACCTAATAACGTTCAAAGTAAAGTGGAATCTCGGAATAATAAGCATCCGGAGATTAGTGGTGGTATTGCTCGTATAAAGAGATTGAGTATGTCCTAA
- a CDS encoding polyamine/amino-acid GABA-like permease/transporter, putative (Similar to C. albicans GPT1): MNSGIHTPHDIHPVVSQVHVDDMGIASILSNKNITINVDHVIDNDEAMLLAIGYRQELRREFSLWSIFAVSFSVLGLLPSIAACFDYQQLVVGMSPLPWSIAMIFITSVAYSMAEIASAFPCSAGTPYAVSQLAPKKYSSFLTWFTCWTNWSCQITAAPSVSYSCACMMLALHSFTDPSFVASNAQIFGLTTGIQVLCAFMACFPTKWVARFSSAGTVCNIVFLVIVFVMILGGNKRDQINEGISKFNSNSTAWGLDNQAEWPTGLSFLISFMGVIWAMSGYDSPFHLAEECSNAAVAAPRAIVLTSTVGGLIGFMFMIAIAYTLVDLNQISADPQGLGQPFVTYLTQIMDKNLVIGATALTIISSFFMAQNCLLASSRVTYAYARDGLFPLSGIWKKVSPKTQTPINAVLMNFIVEELLLLLIFGGDVSIGSIFSIGALAGFISFTMPTLLKITYARKTFQPGPWNLGKLSEPIGWVSVAFVGLMVPILCFPTVRGADLTPTEMNWTCLVYFGLILLTTIWFVVDARRWYVGPRSNISEEDIVYGEKIEDEGDEIPDVIDGQKISISSTEKK, from the coding sequence ATGAATTCGGGAATTCATACACCACATGACATTCATCCAGTTGTCTCCCAAGTCCATGTTGACGACATGGGCATTGCCAGTATACTATCCAATAAGAATATTACCATCAATGTCGACCACGTTATTGACAATGACGAGGCAATGTTATTAGCCATTGGTTACCGTCAGGAATTACGTAGAGAATTCAGTTTATGGTCTATTTTCGCTGTTAGTTTCTCAGTGTTGGGGTTACTTCCTTCCATTGCAGCTTGCTTTGACTATCAACAGTTGGTTGTTGGTATGTCTCCGTTACCTTGGCTGATTGCCATGATTTTTATTACTTCGGTTGCTTATTCAATGGCCGAAATCGCCAGTGCATTCCCCTGTTCTGCCGGTACTCCTTATGCGGTATCACAATTGGctccaaaaaaatattcttcatttttaacTTGGTTCACATGTTGGACAAACTGGTCTTGTCAAATCACTGCGGCCCCTAGTGTGAGTTATTCTTGTGCCTGTATGATGTTGGCTCTTCACTCGTTCACTGATCCTTCATTTGTGGCCAGCAATGCACAAATATTTGGTTTGACAACAGGAATTCAAGTCTTGTGTGCATTTATGGCTTGTTTCCCCACTAAATGGGTCGCCAGATTCAGTTCTGCCGGAACTGTCTGTAATATAGTATTCTTGGTGATTGTTTTCGTCATGATTCTTGGTGGGAATAAAAGAGACCAAATCAACGAAGGGATCtctaaattcaattcaaactCGACTGCATGGGGGTTGGATAATCAAGCAGAATGGCCCACTGGGTTGTCATTTTTGATCAGTTTTATGGGGGTCATTTGGGCAATGTCAGGTTACGACTCTCCTTTCCATCTTGCCGAAGAATGTTCCAatgctgctgttgctgcCCCTAGAGCCATAGTTTTAACAAGTACCGTTGGTGGATTGATTGGCTTTATGTTTATGATTGCTATTGCGTATACATTAGTTGATCTTAATCAAATCAGTGCTGACCCTCAAGGTCTTGGACAACCTTTTGTTACCTATTTAACTCAGATCATGGACAAAAACTTGGTTATTGGTGCCACTGCCTTGACAATCATCTCATCTTTCTTTATGGCTCAGAATTGTCTTTTGGCTTCTAGTCGTGTCACATATGCTTATGCCAGAGATGGGTTATTCCCATTGTCTGGAATCTGGAAAAAAGTGTCACCAAAAACCCAAACACCAATAAATGCAGTTCTTATGAACTTTATTGTGGaagaattgttgttattgttgatatttggAGGCGATGTTAGTATTGGTTCAATTTTCAGTATTGGTGCACTTGCTGGGTTCATCTCATTCACCATGCCAAcacttttgaaaattacTTATGCCCGTAAAACATTCCAGCCAGGCCCATGGAATTTAGGAAAGTTGTCTGAACCAATTGGTTGGGTTTCAGTGGCCTTTGTTGGCTTGATGGTTCCAATCCTTTGCTTCCCTACCGTTAGAGGTGCTGATTTAACTCCAACAGAAATGAACTGGACTTGTTTGGTATATTTTGggttgattttgttgacAACCATCTGGTTCGTAGTAGATGCAAGACGCTGGTACGTTGGTCCACGTAGTAATATCTCTGAAGAAGATATTGTGTACGGTGAGAAGATTGAAGATGAGGGAGATGAAATACCTGATGTTATTGATGGCCAAAAGATTAGTATCTCGAgtactgaaaaaaaataa
- a CDS encoding transposon polyprotein (fragment), putative (transposable element;~Similar to C. albicans Tca4 retrotransposon polyprotein) — MNGMVESHNNVVKKQMLYVMLNFPNRYKELLIFFCEIVAYAVFIKNHTPSERVETHKGWTPHELFYGRRYRPNYHQLGVDVFVILSNKQEAEALGVQFIKGFHRGVPGIFLGYGNDSNVYIIQLVDGNYTRRLFVNVRFLGSMNNINTFLDTFGEKMRKNMDESGNFPFFEDSSRNELLNGRYVPYEDHLPTQGTSSQDVSSDRPTTIEPTATNINMDELIAEVPDEFLQNNIAGDFLTQQGFTLPQLQVTGKLLEHQSGQSLAPYNWMSKDNMEYSKMGSDHKYLGQNDTENIEPNKNKQVHISEPSFQSSMANKPNESDLGVLPTADGIRHGVPNARGETTQDGTVSSNIDMHQPYSTIPTHRPPPPVGKNVQFSGVNNDSTTLLPSEWGLPPQQHLSNGGAYESSPVSNVTTSVRL; from the coding sequence ATGAATGGGATGGTAGAATCGCATAATAACGTAGTAAAGAAGCAAATGTTATATGTGATGTTAAACTTCCCTAACCGGTACAAAGAATTACTTATATTCTTTTGTGAGATTGTTGCTTACGCcgtatttattaaaaatcaTACGCCGTCTGAGCGAGTCGAAACCCACAAGGGTTGGACGCCACATGAACTATTCTACGGACGTAGATATAGACCAAACTACCACCAGCTCGGGGTAGATGTGTTTGTCATACTCCTGAATAAACAGGAAGCAGAGGCATTAGGTgtccaatttatcaaagGATTTCATAGAGGTGTACCAGGTATCTTCTTGGGTTATGGTAATGACTCCAATGTCTACATTATCCAGTTAGTCGATGGTAATTATACCAGAAGATTATTTGTGAATGTTAGATTTTTAGGATCTATGAACAATATTAATACATTCCTAGATACTTTCGGCGAAAAAATGCGGAAGAATATGGATGAGTCTGGGAACTTTCCATTCTTCGAAGATTCGTCTAGAAATGAACTACTCAATGGTCGCTATGTCCCTTATGAAGATCACTTGCCAACACAAGGTACATCATCCCAAGATGTCTCCTCAGATAGACCAACCACAATTGAACCTACAGCtaccaatatcaatatGGATGAATTAATAGCAGAGGTACCAGATGAATTCTTACAGAACAACATAGCTGGAGATTTCTTAACTCAACAAGGATTTACGTTACCACAGTTGCAAGTTACTGGAAAATTGTTGGAACACCAATCAGGACAAAGTCTTGCTCCATATAACTGGATGAGTAAAGACAACATGGAATATCTGAAAATGGGGAGTGATCATAAATATTTGGGACAGAACGACACGGAAAATATTGAACCCAATAAGAACAAACAGGTCCATATTTCAGAACCATCTTTTCAAAGTTCAATGGCAAACAAGCCTAATGAATCAGATCTTGGTGTATTACCTACTGCAGATGGTATACGTCATGGAGTACCTAACGCCCGGGGCGAGACAACTCAAGATGGGACAGTCAGTTCTAACATAGATATGCATCAACCGTATTCAACAATACCAACTCACAGACCGCCCCCGCCAGTAGGGAAGAATGTTCAATTCCTGGGAGTTAACAACGACTCTACGACATTACTTCCATCTGAGTGGGGATTACCACCTCAACAGCATCTCAGTAATGGGGGAGCATACGAGTCGCTGCCGGTTTCTAACGTTACCACTAGTGTCCGATTATAA
- a CDS encoding exosome component 3'-5' exonuclease (Similar to S. cerevisiae RRP6), translating to MSSGSEDVFKEIFPKLMNTIRAASSLGAQDVNFYKTVDKDLGKQIDEQSQRLLNISNDLLRAATDDPNDFEAIEYGQENVTGEASWKPISRIIDSIFDKIDSTFDQAKRKAKGISKDQELEYLDDGITSTIKNEKPSKTEKPQLKFKVPIDNSEAGPFKPKLSSKPHALVPFNDSLINPEPVYEDSIEIIDPPFYAQPYEYEIDNQPYPDAILAKSDPIPPKDWSTTKAIWVDTVEELHKMVPELKKSTEIAVDLEHHDYRSYYGIVCLMQISSREQDWIVDTLVLRDDLTVLNEVFADPNIVKVFHGAFMDIIWLQRDLGLYVVSLFDTYHASRALGFPRFSLAYLLEVYAHFKTSKQYQLADWRIRPLSPPMLAYARSDTHFLLFIYDQLKNKLIDANKLAQVLYDSRQVAKRRFEYTKYRPMANTFSNKVTCPVMAFNPKEPWGSIVSQYNVPHFKRPVVEVLYKWRDLMAKQQDESVRYIMPNQLLVSLVNLESPVDLNKILNVSYRISDAVRINAKELANLIEQTLKDTEANDWDLVDQWNKQQSEEQADTYVDVASIANEFDKLLTNAAQVFEASTLLTSESKAFGNIYHNKPLVTLEFRDEKVFKHNFNDAWQKRLEATWKELTVGTDLAITIPISDIEDIEEEEESEEDIPEKAPATASEGTKISGQAVLFNTAKEIDPNELITLRKRNVQPIKRNNNKKVSQEEQKEIDYANADKILLKDSKKKNDRKKRGFDPYGRDSEGPKPAKKAKTMTSGRTSTYKKKMNKYK from the coding sequence ATGTCATCAGGAAGTGAAGATGTTTTCAAGGAAATTTTTCCTAAATTAATGAACACCATTAGAGCGGCTAGTTCTTTAGGAGCACAAGATGTCAATTTCTATAAAACAGTCGACAAGGATTTAggtaaacaaattgatgaaCAAAGTCAAAGATTGTTGAATATAAGTAATGATTTACTTAGAGCAGCTACTGACGATCctaatgattttgaagCTATTGAATATGGCCAAGAAAATGTAACCGGTGAAGCATCTTGGAAACCCATATCACGAATAATcgattcaatttttgataaaatcgATTCTACTTTTGATCAAGCCAAACGGAAAGCAAAGGGGATCAGCAAAGATCAAGAATTAGAATATCTTGATGATGGTATAACTTCCACAATAAAAAACGAGAAGCCATCGAAAACAGAGAAACCACAATTAAAGTTTAAAGTTCCTATCGATAATTCAGAAGCAGGACCCTTCAAACCAAAACTTTCTTCAAAACCTCATGCATTAGTACCATTTAACGATTCCTTAATTAATCCTGAACCAGTTTATGAAGATTCAATTGAGATTATTGATCCACCATTTTATGCCCAACCTTACgaatatgaaattgataatcaaCCTTATCCTGATGCCATACTAGCTAAGTCTGATCCAATCCCACCAAAAGATTGGTCTACCACCAAGGCAATATGGGTAGATACAGTGGAAGAGTTACACAAGATGGTGccagaattgaaaaaactgACCGAAATTGCTGTTGATTTGGAACACCACGATTACCGATCCTATTATGGTATAGTATGTTTAATGCAAATCTCGAGTCGTGAACAAGATTGGATTGTGGATACTCTTGTCTTGCGTGACGATTTGACGGTATTAAATGAAGTATTTGCTGATCCTAACATTGTAAAAGTGTTTCATGGGGCATTTATGGATATAATATGGTTACAACGAGATTTGGGGTTATATGttgtttcattatttgatacTTATCATGCGTCAAGAGCACTTGGATTTCCAAGATTCTCATTGGCATATTTATTGGAAGTGTATGCACATTTCAAAACATCAAAACAGTACCAATTAGCTGATTGGAGAATTCGACCTTTATCACCACCCATGTTGGCTTATGCAAGATCAGATACtcattttttgttattcatatatgatcaattgaagaataaattgattgatgcTAATAAATTAGCTCAAGTATTGTATGATTCGCGACAAGTTGCTAAGAGAAGATTTGAATACACAAAGTATAGACCCATGGCTAATACATTTTCCAACAAGGTTACATGTCCAGTTATGGCATTCAATCCAAAGGAACCATGGGGGTCTATTGTATCACAGTACAATGTTCCTCATTTTAAGCGTCCAGTTGTTGAAGTTTTGTACAAATGGAGAGATTTAATGGCTAAGCAACAAGATGAATCGGTGAGATATATAATGCCCAATCAACTACTTGTCAGTTTAGTGAACTTGGAATCACCAGTGGATTTGAACAAAATACTCAATGTTTCTTATCGTATTTCTGATGCGGTTAGAATTAATGCCAAAGAGTTGGCCAATTTGATTGAACAAACTTTGAAAGATACTGAAGCTAATGATTGGGATTTAGTGGATCAATGGAATAAACAACAGAGTGAAGAGCAAGCTGATACTTATGTTGATGTTGCAAGTATAGCTAATGAGTTTGACAAATTGCTTACAAATGCAGCCCAAGTGTTTGAAGCATCTACATTATTAACTAGCGAATCTAAAGCTTTTGGCAATATATATCACAATAAACCGTTGGTTACTTTGGAATTTAGAGATgaaaaagttttcaaacataattttaatgatgCTTGGCAAAAGAGATTAGAAGCGACATGGAAAGAATTGACAGTAGGTACAGATTTGGCAATTACTATACCCATAAGTGATATCGAAGATATagaggaagaagaggagTCCGAGGAAGATATTCCTGAAAAAGCACCAGCAACTGCTAGTGAAGGCACTAAAATATCAGGACAAGCCGTATTGTTTAACACTGCTAAAGAGATTGATCCAAATGAGCTTATAACTCTTCGAAAACGGAATGTTCAACCCATTAAGagaaataacaataaaaagGTTTCACAAGAAGAACAAAAGGAGATTGATTATGCCAATGCAGATaagatattattgaaagattcgaaaaagaaaaatgataGAAAGAAACGTGGATTTGATCCTTATGGTAGAGATAGTGAAGGTCCAAAACCTGCCAAAAAGGCCAAAACCATGACTTCTGGAAGAACCTCGACGTataagaagaaaatgaataaGTATAAATAG